From Chrysemys picta bellii isolate R12L10 chromosome 1, ASM1138683v2, whole genome shotgun sequence:
ataaaagtctccaatgatgtTGCTTGCAGTCCAAGACACAGGTATCAAAATTAGAATCCCAGTTAGGATAAAAATGATCCCAGCTGCCAGAAAAATGTTACTCCTGACTTGCTTGttatccccaacacacacagtgcACTTCATGCCAGTAATGGCTGTCAGAAAGGCAATAACGGACAGCATCACAGCAAAACACATCAGTCCTCTGGATACTTCTAAAATAGGTGGGAGTGCTAGTACGGTGTCATAGAATTTACACTGCATCTTGATGTTGACTTGGTAGACACAATTCATCCATAGTCCTTCCCAGATGTTCTCAAACACCACAATGTTACCTTCAATGAAAGCAGACACTCTCCACTGAGGCATGGCAGTGATTGCAAAAGTCCCAATCATGCCGATGCCTCCAAGTA
This genomic window contains:
- the LOC101945334 gene encoding claudin-8-like; protein product: MACWALQITGLILGGIGMIGTFAITAMPQWRVSAFIEGNIVVFENIWEGLWMNCVYQVNIKMQCKFYDTVLALPPILEVSRGLMCFAVMLSVIAFLTAITGMKCTVCVGDNKQVRSNIFLAAGIIFILTGILILIPVSWTASNIIGDFYNPAVHAGLKRDLGAALYLGWVSSAFLMIGGAIFCSFYSCADKPRTWRYSSHSCHRPHKFEHVEMKSTTKHAYV